A window from Streptomyces subrutilus encodes these proteins:
- a CDS encoding DUF4350 domain-containing protein gives MRKFLAVLAVLLAGGIVTAALTAGTRHGYLDPRSADPSGSRALAELLQDRGVTTRVVTTAREAAAAAGPGTTLLVTAPDRLGAGRLSALRSATDLAGGRTVLLAPSGPSLPVLAPGVRTSGEARPDVLAPDCALPAALSAGRAATGSGLSYATLPGATACYPAGGHPTLLVLPPGTTGAGSTGETVLLGSEAFLLNEHLAEQGNASLALQLLGSRPELVWYLPSLADSDPETAADGEEQSFFELLPAGWSWALLQLLVAGVLAALWRARRLGPLVTERLPVVVRASEATEGRARLYRKAGARDRAATVLRAATRERLAALLGVPPTRAHDPATLVPAVSARLTPAPEPQQRPEPRPRDVNALLFGTTPSDDAALVALADHLDALEREVRTS, from the coding sequence GTGCGGAAGTTCCTCGCCGTCCTCGCCGTGCTCCTCGCCGGCGGCATCGTCACCGCCGCCCTCACCGCCGGCACCCGCCACGGCTACCTCGACCCCCGCTCCGCCGACCCCTCCGGCAGCCGAGCCCTCGCCGAACTGCTCCAGGACCGGGGCGTGACGACCCGCGTCGTCACCACCGCCCGCGAGGCCGCCGCCGCGGCCGGCCCCGGCACCACCCTCCTGGTCACCGCACCGGACCGGCTCGGGGCCGGCCGGCTCAGCGCCCTCCGCTCCGCCACGGACCTCGCGGGCGGCCGCACCGTCCTCCTGGCCCCCTCCGGCCCGAGCCTGCCCGTGCTGGCCCCCGGCGTACGGACCTCCGGCGAGGCCCGTCCCGACGTGCTCGCCCCGGACTGCGCGCTGCCCGCCGCCCTCTCCGCAGGCCGCGCCGCCACCGGCTCGGGCCTGAGCTACGCCACCCTCCCCGGAGCCACCGCCTGCTACCCGGCCGGCGGCCACCCCACCCTCCTCGTCCTCCCCCCGGGCACCACCGGCGCCGGCAGCACCGGCGAGACCGTCCTCCTCGGCTCCGAGGCGTTCCTCCTCAACGAGCACCTCGCCGAGCAGGGCAACGCCTCCCTCGCCCTCCAACTCCTCGGCTCCCGCCCTGAACTGGTCTGGTACCTGCCCTCCCTCGCCGACAGCGACCCGGAGACCGCCGCCGACGGCGAGGAGCAGAGCTTCTTCGAGCTGCTCCCGGCCGGCTGGTCCTGGGCCCTCCTCCAACTCCTCGTCGCCGGCGTCCTCGCCGCCCTCTGGCGCGCCCGGCGCCTCGGCCCCCTCGTCACCGAACGCCTGCCCGTCGTCGTCCGCGCCTCCGAGGCCACCGAGGGCCGCGCCCGCCTCTACCGCAAGGCCGGCGCCCGCGACCGGGCCGCGACCGTACTGCGCGCCGCCACCCGCGAACGCCTGGCCGCACTCCTCGGCGTCCCGCCCACCCGGGCCCACGACCCCGCGACCCTGGTCCCGGCCGTCTCCGCCCGCCTCACCCCCGCGCCCGAGCCGCAGCAGCGGCCAGAGCCGCGACCGCGCGACGTGAACGCCCTCCTCTTCGGCACCACCCCCTCCGACGACGCGGCCCTCGTCGCGCTCGCCGACCACCTCGACGCCCTCGAAAGAGAGGTCCGTACGTCATGA
- a CDS encoding DUF4129 domain-containing protein, which translates to MVSTGGLITRAAALRPGADAPPVTTPRDAAREAAERELAKPMYHENDPGLLTRALRKALEWLDDLFSAAAGASPGGALGLVVILVVVVLAGAALWWRLGSPRRAPAGAGTLFHDGVRSAADHRTAAGAHAAAGRWTEAVQERMRAVVRSLEERALLDPRPGRTADEAATEASAALPRHAADLRAAARTFDDVTYGGRTADADAYARLSALDHTLTRTTPLLTGPTP; encoded by the coding sequence ATGGTGAGCACGGGGGGCCTCATCACGCGCGCCGCGGCGCTCCGGCCGGGCGCGGACGCACCACCGGTGACGACACCGCGCGACGCCGCCCGCGAGGCGGCCGAGCGCGAACTGGCCAAGCCGATGTACCACGAGAACGACCCGGGCCTGCTGACCCGTGCCCTGCGCAAGGCACTGGAGTGGCTCGACGACCTGTTCTCCGCGGCCGCCGGGGCCTCCCCCGGCGGCGCGCTCGGCCTCGTCGTCATCCTCGTGGTCGTCGTCCTGGCCGGGGCCGCCCTGTGGTGGCGGCTCGGCTCCCCCCGCCGGGCCCCCGCGGGCGCCGGCACCCTCTTCCACGACGGCGTCCGCAGCGCCGCGGACCACCGCACGGCCGCCGGGGCCCACGCCGCCGCCGGCCGCTGGACCGAGGCCGTCCAGGAGCGGATGCGCGCGGTCGTCCGCTCCCTGGAGGAACGCGCCCTGCTCGACCCCCGCCCCGGCCGCACCGCCGACGAGGCCGCGACCGAGGCGTCCGCCGCCCTCCCCCGGCACGCCGCGGACCTGCGCGCCGCCGCCCGCACCTTCGACGACGTCACCTACGGCGGCCGCACCGCCGACGCCGACGCCTACGCCCGCCTGAGCGCCCTGGACCACACCCTGACCCGCACCACACCGCTCCTGACGGGCCCCACCCCGTGA
- the mtrA gene encoding two-component system response regulator MtrA: MMSTMKGRVLVVDDDTALAEMLGIVLRGEGFEPSFVADGDKALAAFREAKPDLVLLDLMLPGRDGIEVCRLIRAESGVPIVMLTAKSDTVDVVVGLESGADDYIVKPFKPKELVARIRARLRRSEEPAPEQLAIGDLVIDVAGHSVKREGASIALTPLEFDLLVALARKPWQVFTREVLLEQVWGYRHAADTRLVNVHVQRLRSKVEKDPERPEIVVTVRGVGYKAGPS; the protein is encoded by the coding sequence ATGATGTCAACCATGAAGGGACGCGTCCTTGTCGTCGACGACGACACCGCGCTGGCCGAGATGCTCGGCATTGTGCTGCGTGGAGAAGGTTTTGAGCCGTCGTTCGTAGCGGACGGTGACAAGGCACTTGCTGCCTTCCGGGAGGCGAAGCCGGACCTGGTGCTGCTGGACCTCATGCTGCCCGGACGGGACGGCATAGAGGTGTGCCGGCTCATCCGGGCCGAGTCCGGCGTGCCGATCGTCATGCTCACCGCCAAGAGCGACACCGTGGACGTGGTCGTGGGCCTGGAGTCCGGGGCCGACGACTACATCGTGAAGCCGTTCAAGCCGAAGGAGCTGGTGGCCCGCATCCGGGCCCGCCTGCGCCGGTCGGAGGAGCCCGCGCCCGAGCAGCTGGCCATCGGTGACCTGGTCATCGACGTGGCCGGGCACTCGGTCAAGCGGGAGGGCGCCTCGATCGCCCTGACCCCGCTGGAGTTCGACCTGCTGGTCGCGCTCGCCCGCAAGCCCTGGCAGGTGTTCACCCGCGAGGTGTTGCTGGAGCAGGTCTGGGGCTACCGGCACGCGGCGGACACCCGGCTGGTCAACGTGCACGTCCAGCGGCTGCGCTCGAAGGTCGAGAAGGACCCCGAGCGCCCCGAGATCGTCGTGACGGTCCGCGGTGTCGGATACAAGGCCGGACCGAGCTGA
- the mtrB gene encoding MtrAB system histidine kinase MtrB, whose protein sequence is MLRLCVRLVRRPLLPAVRLWRRNIQLRVVAATLLMSLAVVLALGFVVIAQVSKGLLDAKEEAAQSQAAGGFAVAQEKANAPAAVDGPDATDNKVGLDASTWMNSLVKQLASGGQTAFEVVALGAGTGDPAPPGGAQGVRGARASGNVDPTASVPLELRRAVNHATGTFKTFSEIRYTAGAGDKAPEPALVVGKRLTDIKGDPYDLYYLFPLTQEEESLNLVKSTIATAGLFVVVLLSAIAWLVVRQIVTPVRMAAGIAERLSAGRLQERMKVTGEDDIARLGEAFNKMAQNLQNKIQQLEELSRMQRRFVSDVSHELRTPLTTVRMAADVIHDARVDFDPVTARSAELLAGQLDRFESLLADLLEISRFDAGAAALEAEPIDLRDVVRRVIDGAEPLAEHKGSRIRVLGDTQPVIAEADARRVERVLRNLVVNAVEHGEGRDVVVRLASAGGAVSVAVRDYGVGLKPGEATRVFNRFWRADPARARTTGGTGLGLSIAVEDARLHGGWLQAWGEPGGGSQFRLTLPRTADEPLRGSPIPLEPEDSRANRARAAADAAAAGADGRQQAEGPDRSPIPPRSPVAGAQNVPADPTALPGNGSRVVARPAEQAAQEDRTDGR, encoded by the coding sequence CTGCTGCGGCTGTGCGTACGCCTCGTACGCCGGCCGCTGCTCCCGGCTGTGCGGCTGTGGCGGCGCAACATCCAGCTGCGGGTGGTCGCGGCCACCCTGCTGATGTCACTGGCCGTGGTCCTCGCGCTCGGGTTCGTCGTCATCGCCCAGGTGAGCAAGGGCCTCCTCGACGCCAAGGAGGAGGCCGCGCAGAGCCAGGCCGCGGGAGGCTTCGCGGTCGCACAGGAGAAGGCCAACGCCCCGGCGGCGGTGGACGGGCCCGACGCCACCGACAACAAGGTCGGCCTCGACGCCAGCACCTGGATGAACTCCCTGGTCAAGCAGCTGGCCAGCGGCGGCCAGACCGCCTTCGAGGTGGTCGCCCTCGGCGCGGGCACCGGGGACCCGGCGCCGCCCGGCGGCGCCCAGGGCGTCCGCGGCGCCCGCGCCTCGGGCAACGTGGACCCGACCGCGAGCGTGCCGCTGGAGCTGCGCCGGGCCGTCAACCACGCCACGGGCACCTTCAAGACCTTCTCCGAGATCCGGTACACCGCCGGGGCCGGCGACAAGGCGCCCGAGCCCGCGCTGGTCGTGGGCAAGCGGCTCACCGACATCAAGGGCGATCCGTACGACCTGTACTACCTCTTCCCGCTCACCCAGGAGGAGGAGTCCCTCAACCTGGTCAAGAGCACCATCGCCACCGCCGGCCTGTTCGTCGTGGTGCTGCTCAGCGCCATCGCCTGGCTCGTCGTGCGGCAGATCGTGACCCCCGTCCGGATGGCCGCCGGGATCGCCGAGCGGCTCTCCGCGGGACGGCTCCAGGAGCGGATGAAGGTCACCGGCGAGGACGACATCGCCCGGCTGGGCGAGGCCTTCAACAAGATGGCCCAGAACCTCCAGAACAAGATCCAGCAGCTGGAGGAGCTCTCCCGGATGCAGCGCCGGTTCGTCTCGGACGTCTCGCACGAGCTGCGGACCCCGCTGACGACCGTGCGGATGGCCGCCGACGTCATCCACGACGCCCGCGTCGACTTCGACCCGGTCACCGCGCGCTCCGCCGAACTCCTCGCCGGACAGCTCGACCGTTTCGAGTCGCTCCTCGCCGACCTGCTGGAGATCAGCCGCTTCGACGCCGGGGCCGCCGCCCTGGAGGCCGAGCCCATCGACCTGCGGGACGTCGTGCGCCGCGTCATCGACGGGGCCGAGCCGCTCGCCGAGCACAAGGGCAGCCGCATCCGCGTCCTCGGCGACACCCAGCCCGTGATCGCCGAGGCCGACGCCCGTCGGGTGGAGCGGGTGCTGCGCAACCTCGTCGTCAACGCCGTCGAGCACGGCGAGGGCCGCGACGTGGTGGTCCGGCTCGCCTCGGCGGGCGGGGCCGTGTCCGTGGCCGTACGGGACTACGGGGTCGGGCTCAAGCCCGGCGAGGCCACCCGCGTCTTCAACCGCTTCTGGCGGGCCGACCCGGCCCGGGCGCGCACCACCGGCGGTACGGGCCTGGGCCTGTCCATCGCCGTCGAGGACGCCCGGCTGCACGGCGGCTGGCTCCAGGCCTGGGGCGAGCCGGGCGGCGGATCTCAGTTCCGCCTGACCCTGCCGCGCACCGCCGACGAGCCGCTGCGGGGCTCGCCGATCCCGCTGGAGCCGGAGGACTCGCGGGCCAACCGGGCCCGGGCCGCCGCCGACGCCGCCGCGGCCGGTGCGGACGGGCGGCAGCAGGCCGAGGGGCCCGACCGGTCGCCGATACCGCCGCGGTCGCCGGTCGCCGGCGCGCAGAACGTACCGGCCGACCCGACGGCCCTGCCGGGCAACGGGTCCCGGGTGGTGGCCCGGCCCGCCGAGCAGGCAGCACAGGAGGATCGAACCGATGGACGCTGA
- a CDS encoding LpqB family beta-propeller domain-containing protein: MDAEPGPGPGHEGPRAGAGVRAGAGGAPERAAAAGAPGRRRTRTRALRACALGAAGLLLAGCASMPDHGEIRAVRGSQGVDSQVRVFGVPPADKASPADIVDGFLEALTGDDPQLETARKYLTEDAAKSWKPGSAVTVLSAGLDRFPVQGEKNSDQARWKVAGKKLATVDERSAYQPETGGAQYEEFLQLVQVDKQWRIATPPRSLVLSDSDFQRMYMPVSKYYFAGGTLVADPVYVRQRSDPDSRMDPTTQTVQSLLAGPSKWLGPVVESSFPTGTELREGTKSLSYDGQNTLRVPLNAKADNVAQPQCQKMATQLLYTVKDLTASRPERVELLRSDGKTSMCAVSEVAAADLANRPPTPGFQYYVDAESRLVRMKLDVTNDEQQYRPEAVPGPLATAPGFKVGSAAVSHGERRAAVVSEDGHGLYVVPLTGSGAMPPPVLVGRGAKPNLLTTPSWDAAGDLWVADQDPANAGLWRVPGGTGAPQRVEVSGLDGRRITSLKISPDGVRIALLLLEPGGRKNLWVGRVERPAGKGDASAVSVRELRPAAPQMADVTAMSWAPRGRLLVVGRESGGVDQARYMLADGSMVAASLPGATELVAVAVAVSEDEDKPKPVLAYSQEDGIVWLPPGAQWRTAAAGGRGPAYPG; encoded by the coding sequence ATGGACGCTGAGCCGGGGCCCGGGCCGGGGCACGAGGGGCCGCGGGCCGGAGCCGGGGTGCGGGCCGGCGCGGGGGGTGCGCCGGAGCGCGCGGCCGCCGCAGGCGCCCCCGGGCGCCGGCGTACGCGGACGCGGGCGCTGCGCGCGTGCGCGCTGGGCGCGGCCGGGCTGCTGCTGGCCGGGTGCGCCTCGATGCCCGACCACGGCGAGATCCGCGCGGTGCGCGGCTCGCAGGGCGTCGACTCGCAGGTCCGGGTGTTCGGCGTGCCGCCCGCGGACAAGGCCAGCCCGGCCGACATCGTCGACGGCTTCCTGGAGGCACTGACCGGCGACGACCCGCAGCTGGAGACGGCCCGCAAGTACCTCACCGAGGACGCGGCCAAGAGCTGGAAACCGGGCTCGGCGGTCACCGTGCTCTCCGCGGGCCTCGACCGCTTCCCCGTGCAGGGCGAGAAGAACTCGGACCAGGCCCGCTGGAAGGTGGCCGGCAAGAAGCTCGCGACGGTCGACGAGCGCAGCGCGTACCAGCCGGAGACCGGCGGGGCGCAGTACGAGGAGTTCCTCCAGCTCGTCCAGGTCGACAAGCAGTGGCGGATCGCGACGCCGCCGCGCAGCCTGGTGCTCAGCGACTCCGACTTCCAGCGCATGTACATGCCCGTCAGCAAGTACTACTTCGCGGGCGGCACCCTGGTGGCCGACCCGGTCTACGTGCGTCAGCGCAGCGACCCCGACTCGCGGATGGACCCGACCACCCAGACCGTGCAGTCGCTGCTCGCCGGCCCGTCCAAGTGGCTCGGACCGGTCGTGGAGTCCAGCTTCCCGACCGGCACCGAGCTGCGCGAGGGCACCAAGTCCCTTTCCTACGACGGTCAGAACACGCTGCGCGTGCCGCTCAACGCCAAGGCCGACAACGTCGCCCAGCCGCAGTGCCAGAAGATGGCCACCCAACTCCTCTACACCGTCAAGGACCTGACGGCGTCCCGGCCCGAACGGGTCGAACTGCTGCGCTCCGACGGCAAGACCTCGATGTGCGCGGTCAGCGAGGTCGCCGCGGCCGACCTCGCCAACCGGCCCCCGACGCCGGGTTTCCAGTACTACGTGGACGCCGAGAGCCGGCTCGTGCGGATGAAGCTCGACGTCACCAACGACGAACAGCAGTACCGGCCGGAGGCGGTGCCGGGGCCGCTGGCCACGGCGCCCGGCTTCAAGGTCGGCTCCGCGGCCGTCTCGCACGGCGAGCGGCGCGCCGCCGTCGTCTCGGAGGACGGCCACGGGCTGTACGTGGTGCCGCTGACCGGGTCCGGTGCGATGCCGCCGCCGGTGCTGGTGGGCCGGGGTGCCAAGCCGAACCTGCTGACGACGCCCAGCTGGGACGCGGCCGGTGACCTGTGGGTCGCCGACCAGGACCCGGCCAACGCGGGGCTGTGGCGGGTGCCCGGGGGGACCGGGGCGCCGCAGAGGGTGGAGGTGTCCGGGCTCGACGGGCGGCGGATCACCTCGCTGAAGATCTCCCCGGACGGGGTGCGGATCGCGCTGCTCCTCCTGGAGCCCGGCGGCCGCAAGAACCTGTGGGTCGGCCGGGTCGAGCGGCCGGCCGGCAAGGGCGACGCCTCGGCGGTGTCCGTGCGCGAGCTGCGCCCGGCCGCCCCGCAGATGGCGGACGTGACGGCGATGAGCTGGGCGCCGCGGGGCCGGCTGCTGGTGGTGGGCCGCGAGAGCGGCGGCGTCGACCAGGCCCGCTACATGCTGGCGGACGGCTCGATGGTGGCCGCGAGCCTGCCCGGGGCCACCGAGCTGGTGGCGGTGGCGGTCGCGGTCTCGGAGGACGAGGACAAGCCGAAGCCGGTGCTCGCGTACTCGCAGGAGGACGGGATCGTCTGGCTGCCGCCGGGGGCGCAGTGGCGCACGGCGGCGGCGGGCGGCCGCGGACCGGCCTACCCGGGCTGA
- a CDS encoding ComF family protein — protein sequence MREWWRELAGLVLPVDCAGCGAARTLLCGRCLEALSGAAAGPVRPWPRPAGLPVVHAAAGYEGGVREVLLAHKERGALPLAGALGAALAAAVRAGGRGARDGPGELALVPVPSARRQVRARGHDPARRIALAAAARLRRAGVPARVAPVLALRRAVADQAALGARERRENLAGALAVCRDGPRLTAGASIVLVDDLITTGATLAEAARAVRAAGLVEGVGLRAAVVAAPAGSFDRNRSATRTDQKSCE from the coding sequence ATGCGGGAGTGGTGGCGTGAGCTCGCCGGGTTGGTCCTGCCGGTCGACTGCGCGGGCTGCGGGGCCGCGCGGACGCTGCTGTGCGGCCGGTGCCTGGAGGCGCTGAGCGGGGCCGCGGCGGGGCCGGTACGGCCCTGGCCGCGCCCGGCGGGGCTGCCGGTGGTGCACGCCGCCGCCGGGTACGAGGGGGGCGTACGGGAGGTGCTGCTGGCGCACAAGGAGCGCGGGGCGCTGCCGCTGGCGGGGGCGCTCGGGGCGGCGCTGGCGGCGGCGGTCCGGGCGGGCGGGCGCGGGGCGCGGGACGGGCCGGGGGAGCTGGCCCTGGTGCCGGTCCCGTCGGCGCGGCGGCAGGTCCGGGCGCGCGGGCACGACCCGGCGCGCAGGATCGCCCTGGCGGCCGCGGCGCGGCTGCGGCGGGCCGGGGTGCCGGCGCGCGTGGCGCCCGTACTGGCGCTGCGGCGCGCGGTGGCGGACCAGGCGGCCCTGGGGGCCCGGGAGCGCCGGGAGAACCTCGCCGGGGCCCTCGCGGTGTGCCGGGACGGGCCGCGCCTGACGGCCGGGGCCTCGATCGTGCTCGTGGACGACCTGATCACCACGGGGGCCACGCTGGCGGAGGCGGCGCGGGCGGTACGGGCCGCGGGGCTGGTGGAGGGGGTCGGCTTGAGGGCGGCGGTGGTGGCCGCACCGGCCGGTTCCTTCGATCGCAACCGGTCGGCGACTCGTACAGACCAAAAATCTTGCGAATAG
- the hpf gene encoding ribosome hibernation-promoting factor, HPF/YfiA family, with protein sequence MDIVVKGRKTEVPDRFRKHVAEKLNPERIQRLDAKVISLDVEVSKEHNPRQADRSDRVEITLHSRGPVIRAEAAAADPYAALDLAQDKLEARLRKQHDKRNTRRGSGRISAAEVADVVPDAATLNGNGEPVGEERTDGVPTTRIGSLEVQGEGPLIVREKTHSASPMSLDQALYEMELVGHDFYLFVDSDSKMPSVVYRRHAYDYGIIHLNPDGASSSDEPGAGAGGALGG encoded by the coding sequence GTGGACATCGTCGTCAAGGGCCGCAAGACCGAGGTGCCCGACCGGTTCCGCAAGCACGTGGCCGAGAAGCTGAATCCGGAGCGGATCCAGAGGCTCGACGCCAAGGTGATCAGCTTGGACGTCGAGGTGTCCAAGGAGCACAACCCGCGGCAGGCCGACCGTTCCGACCGCGTGGAGATCACTCTGCACTCGCGGGGCCCGGTGATCCGTGCCGAGGCCGCGGCAGCCGACCCGTACGCGGCGCTGGACCTCGCTCAGGACAAGCTGGAGGCCCGGCTGCGCAAGCAGCACGACAAGCGCAACACCCGCCGCGGCAGCGGGCGCATTTCGGCCGCGGAGGTCGCCGACGTGGTGCCGGACGCCGCCACCCTGAACGGCAACGGCGAGCCCGTCGGCGAGGAACGGACGGACGGGGTTCCGACCACCCGGATCGGATCGCTGGAAGTGCAGGGCGAAGGCCCGCTGATCGTCCGCGAGAAGACCCACTCGGCGTCGCCGATGTCGCTGGACCAGGCTCTCTACGAGATGGAGCTGGTCGGCCACGACTTCTACCTGTTCGTCGACTCCGACTCCAAGATGCCGAGCGTCGTCTACCGGCGTCACGCCTACGACTACGGCATCATCCACCTGAACCCCGACGGTGCTTCGAGCTCGGACGAGCCGGGTGCGGGCGCCGGCGGTGCGCTGGGCGGCTGA
- a CDS encoding response regulator has product MADSFGPGRGDDGAGCRGSDEAAEPAREPIRVLVVDDHALFRRGLEIVLAQEEDIQVVGEAGDGAEAVDKAADLLPDIVLMDVRMPRRGGIEACTSIKEVAPSAKIIMLTISDEEADLYDAIKAGATGYLLKEISTDEVATAIRAVADGQSQISPSMASKLLTEFKSMIQRTDERRLVPAPRLTDRELEVLKLVATGMNNRDIAKELFISENTVKNHVRNILEKLQLHSRMEAVVYAMREKILEIR; this is encoded by the coding sequence ATGGCGGACAGCTTCGGGCCGGGGCGCGGCGACGACGGCGCGGGCTGCCGTGGGTCGGACGAGGCCGCCGAGCCGGCCCGCGAACCCATCCGGGTGCTGGTCGTCGACGACCACGCCCTCTTCCGGCGCGGGCTGGAGATCGTCCTCGCGCAGGAGGAGGACATCCAGGTCGTCGGCGAGGCCGGGGACGGGGCCGAGGCCGTGGACAAGGCGGCCGACCTGCTGCCGGACATCGTGCTGATGGACGTGCGGATGCCCCGGCGCGGCGGGATCGAGGCGTGCACCTCCATCAAGGAGGTGGCTCCCTCCGCGAAGATCATCATGCTGACGATCAGCGACGAGGAGGCCGACCTCTACGACGCGATCAAGGCGGGCGCGACGGGCTACCTCCTGAAGGAGATCTCGACGGACGAGGTGGCCACCGCCATCCGCGCGGTCGCGGACGGACAGTCGCAGATCAGCCCGTCGATGGCGTCGAAGCTGCTGACCGAGTTCAAGTCGATGATCCAGCGCACCGACGAGCGCCGGCTGGTGCCGGCGCCGCGGCTGACGGACCGGGAGCTGGAGGTCCTCAAGCTGGTGGCCACCGGTATGAACAACCGGGACATCGCCAAGGAGTTGTTCATCTCCGAGAACACGGTGAAGAACCACGTCCGCAACATCCTGGAGAAGCTGCAGCTGCACTCCAGGATGGAGGCCGTGGTCTACGCGATGCGCGAGAAGATCCTCGAAATCCGCTAG
- a CDS encoding winged helix-turn-helix domain-containing protein codes for MTSLPPPTESLSAAEARRIALRAQGFLGAPDRRGGVRGVLRHLGAVQLDTISVLARSHELVPYARLGAVGRSAVEEAYWSDRHAFEYWSHAACILPIEEWPHFAFRRRARRARGHRWHILRDKERSTRAVLDRLRADGPLTSTELGGAKNGGEWFEWSETKIAVEWLLDTGEVVCGRRRGWKRVYDLPERAVPDALLHDDLDDRECTRRLVALAGRSLGVGTRADLADYHRLRGDQVDAVIADSGLVPVEVEGWAKPAWADPAALATVPRGRHRTTLLSPFDSLVWDRPRTERVFGFTHRLEAYVPKPKRIHGYFAMPLLAGGLLRGRVDPGREGATLVARQLSLESPAAAGAMAEALWEAARWVGCEDVRVERAASPAQAAAVTAELAARRP; via the coding sequence ATGACGAGCCTGCCGCCGCCGACCGAGTCCCTGTCCGCAGCCGAGGCCCGCAGGATCGCCCTGCGCGCCCAGGGGTTCCTCGGGGCGCCCGACCGGCGCGGCGGGGTCCGCGGGGTGCTGCGGCACCTGGGCGCCGTACAGCTGGACACCATCTCCGTCCTGGCCCGCTCGCACGAGCTGGTCCCGTACGCCCGGCTGGGCGCGGTGGGCCGCTCCGCGGTGGAGGAGGCGTACTGGAGCGACCGGCACGCCTTCGAGTACTGGTCGCACGCGGCCTGCATCCTGCCGATCGAGGAATGGCCGCATTTCGCCTTCCGGCGCCGTGCCCGGCGGGCCCGCGGACACCGCTGGCACATCCTCCGGGACAAGGAGCGCTCCACCCGGGCGGTCCTGGACCGGCTGCGCGCCGACGGCCCGTTGACCTCGACGGAGCTGGGCGGCGCCAAGAACGGCGGCGAGTGGTTCGAGTGGTCCGAGACCAAGATCGCGGTGGAGTGGCTGCTCGACACCGGCGAGGTGGTGTGCGGCCGGCGGCGCGGCTGGAAGAGGGTCTACGACCTGCCCGAGCGGGCCGTCCCCGACGCCCTGCTCCACGACGACCTCGACGACCGGGAGTGCACGCGCCGGCTGGTGGCCCTGGCCGGGCGGTCGCTGGGCGTCGGCACCCGCGCGGACCTCGCGGACTACCACCGGCTCAGGGGCGACCAGGTGGACGCGGTGATCGCGGACTCCGGGCTGGTCCCGGTCGAGGTCGAGGGCTGGGCGAAGCCCGCCTGGGCCGACCCGGCGGCGCTCGCGACGGTCCCCCGCGGCCGCCACCGCACCACGCTGCTCTCCCCGTTCGACTCCCTGGTCTGGGACCGCCCGCGCACCGAGCGGGTCTTCGGCTTCACGCACCGGCTGGAGGCGTACGTCCCCAAGCCCAAGCGGATCCACGGGTACTTCGCGATGCCGCTGCTCGCCGGCGGGCTGCTGCGGGGCCGCGTCGACCCGGGCCGCGAGGGCGCCACCCTGGTCGCCCGGCAGCTCTCGCTGGAGAGCCCCGCGGCGGCCGGCGCCATGGCCGAGGCCCTGTGGGAGGCCGCGCGGTGGGTGGGGTGCGAGGACGTGCGCGTCGAGCGCGCCGCCTCCCCGGCGCAGGCGGCGGCCGTCACGGCCGAACTCGCCGCGCGCCGCCCCTAG
- a CDS encoding GNAT family N-acetyltransferase translates to MEPTTLTTDRLALRPFGPADEDEVYAAAQDPDIQRWTMVPSPYEREHARSFVAELVPEGWREDTGYGFGVRLGPVGPLVAAVSVHVRGAGGYEIGYWTVREHRGFGYMTEAVEAVARWAFTALHAARLEWRAEVGNEGSRAVAAKAGFRFEGTLRAALLVKGTARDCWIGGLLPEDLGLPSALPYLPRPADA, encoded by the coding sequence ATGGAGCCCACCACACTGACCACCGACCGCCTCGCCCTGCGACCCTTCGGCCCGGCCGACGAGGACGAGGTGTACGCGGCCGCGCAGGACCCCGACATCCAGCGCTGGACGATGGTCCCCTCCCCGTACGAGCGCGAGCACGCGCGGAGCTTCGTGGCCGAGCTGGTCCCCGAGGGCTGGCGCGAGGACACCGGCTACGGCTTCGGTGTCCGGCTCGGCCCGGTCGGCCCGCTGGTCGCTGCCGTCAGCGTGCACGTCCGCGGCGCGGGCGGCTACGAGATCGGCTACTGGACGGTCCGGGAGCACCGCGGCTTCGGCTACATGACCGAGGCGGTGGAGGCGGTGGCCCGCTGGGCCTTCACCGCGCTGCACGCCGCACGGCTGGAGTGGCGCGCCGAGGTCGGCAACGAGGGCTCCCGCGCCGTCGCCGCCAAGGCCGGCTTCCGCTTCGAGGGCACCCTGCGGGCGGCCCTGCTCGTCAAGGGCACGGCCCGCGACTGCTGGATCGGCGGCCTGCTGCCCGAGGACCTCGGCCTGCCCTCCGCCCTGCCCTACCTGCCCCGGCCGGCCGACGCGTGA